gaaattataagtcatgttgactactagtggatatgcaaataggagggctaattgtaaatatttcatgccttgtaattttgtataagtgaagtagtatcaactgataagttaAAGACCCTCAACGGgtaagaaacaaagcttcaacggatgtctctaaagcttcaacggataacatccatcaacggatgagtgcatcaacggataaagcttcaactgctaatgcatcaacggataaagccatcaacggatgaaagcttcaacggatgctaagttcaatagcagttgaccgtgacaattcataagctgacagaggcacatgggttgacagagacaactggaatgtggaagcctcttggaggaatcaagaaaatgcagcatttccattctggtgcaaacaaggaagtattcaaagattcacagattatcctagattgcattggatagagaaatgaagaagaaacatgtgaagaatcttttcaattgtattttatattttgtttcttcacttgtaaacttggtgatatataaaccaagttgcagctagtaattagagtgtgaatttttcagagctgtttagaaaacattgagagaaaatcatctagtttgtactaggaagcagttgtgatcaatttcttgaatcacatattttctgaaataacacatctctggtggaacaacaaatccaccagaaaagtttttaagtcttttgtgtacgttacatttgtgtttgaatatatatctgtctgcattagctcaaagcaattcacacacacttgttcatcaaaacacatagcctttgaaactgctcaaaacttgaaaacgttttgagatttacattcaacccccttctgtaaatctcattgttagttccttgggaataacagaTACTTTGTAGGGTATTAATCGGGGATTAATCTGTTGAATCAGGGATTTATCagtgtaacaccccagtcccacatcgaggaaaTTTGAGATTTCTATTCATTTTATAAGGCAAAGCACTACTACTATGtacaccaacaaatcatgatcttttgggggcttgtggtgggcttgtcgtaacccaagttggctgcactcgggacagtatgcttcgacttatttcggactcggaattgggacttgacccggttttcgaaaaaggctcgggatttgacccgggttgtcacatatggtatcagagccaggttctCGAAAGCTTCATGCGTCAAGttgccggaggtggggacacgaaggctggtggtattatccgggacacgaagccagccggtattatcctacaatggctagagaggtacgatcttggtcctatgggctgtctgtttgggcctgacgaggacgtcaggagtttaagtgggggagtttgtaacaccccagtcccacatcgaggaaaTTTGAGAtttctgttcagtttataaggcaaagcACTACTACTATGtacaccaacaaatcatgatcttttgggggcctgtggtgggcttgtcgtaacccaagttggctgcactcgggacagtatgcttcgacttatttcggactcggaatcgggacttgacccggttttcgaaaaaggctcgggatttgacccgggttgtcacaaTCAGGGATTTTTAAAACACCGCCCGCAGTCGCTACCTTTCGGGTGCGTACTGAGTAAACCATACAGGTTCAAGCAATAGTAATATTAGACTAAATACATCATTAAAATAGTTAAAAGCATTATACGACACAAGTTTGACATTTTGAGGAAAATTCTAAGATATATTAATAGCATAATTTTTAGTATTACATcgcaaataattttttttggatatATATATAAAGTACATCTTAAATAGTAAAAGTTGAGATTAAAAAAGATTTATAATTCAGTAAATAAGTCTTAATAATCTTGAAATTAATCAATTACTactaatataataaaataaaaatatgttaTTTATATGTCTTACatctaaaatattataaataatatattatgaAAATATTGTATACTATTTTATATATCAGATTTTTATTGGATTTCAGATTTGAATTGCGTTTCGGATCGAGTATCGATTTAATATCATTGAAATCAAAAtctaaatcaaatttaaaatctcGAGTTCAATGTATCTAAAATCTCAATTTTAGCATTAGGAATCCATCGGATCGGAATTAAATTGTCATTCTATAATCACCGCTACCTAGGTATACATAATTTAAGAAGCACTAATCGCATAATTTTCTtgattatttttcaattttttcttgtgaaataaaatttaagatttcaattttattcataattttttctaaaaaaataattaataaaactataTAGTCAATACACTTTAAATTACGCGACAATTAAATTGGGACACAAGGAGTAATAATTTAAGACACCAGAACATTCATCATTCAGGAAAAGACGAGGAAATCGTTTATAAAGAAAACTAAAGTCATTTGGCTCCAACCCAATAATCAGATGTATGTCATCAAAACATAATAATATTTCAGTCTACAACATGTTTGTATTGCCCACTATCGGATTGCCATTTTCAGGTGTTCATCTTCATTAAAAGTACGTTCCTTCGGGAGGTTGGGAAAGCTTTCGGTTTTGAGAGATGGTCATTTCTTTGCGCAACTGAGTCAGTATATGCTCCATAGTAAACTCTCTCTGCCAATTCGCCAGCATATTAAACTTCTTTGATTCAACCTGTTTACAAATATAGTTCACAAGTCAGCTAAGTTCTTCGACAGAGTCAAAGAAACAAAAAGAGGTACCAACTGCCTGCGGTTTTAGTTCTAAAAGGATGGCAAGATGCCCCTTGTACACAATATAGCTATAATATAAATCAAATACATAGTACATGTTGAAGTAGAACACACTTGAGTGTAGATGTCACACTGAGTTTGCGCCTTTAGAGACGCGTTATATACAAATAGGGAGCGGGCCTTTCAAAGAAATATCACTATATAGCAATCAGAATTAATCGTGAAGAATTTGACCCTCTAAAATTACTTGAAGATGCTGATTTGAAGTAAAGTTAAATAAGTCCAGCCATTGGCAGCAGTTCATCAAAAGATTAAGTACATATTCTAAGATAACACCAAACATTTGCAGTTAACAGAATTAAACAGATACTTCTCGTTCTCTTCGTATAGATGCCTTGGGTGCACACCTTTTTTTAGTCTGATAGACATTATTTCTCATTATTAGCTCAATCTATCACTTTAAGAACATAACAATTACTGCACACAGGTGCATAAAGTGAAAAGTAATATAGACGACATACCACACCAGTTTCATGATTGACACAAGTCATGTTGATGCGAGAATGAAAACGAACAGTAGGAGGCTTATCCGGATAATCTTTGTCACAGAACAGCTTCAAAGTATATATGCGACCTTCATGTGCAGTCTGAACAATATAAACATGAATTACATTACAATTCCAATAGAAAAGAAAAATGCTTTTTAGGGATACACTGGAAGCAGATGCATAAAGAAGAGCCCGGATGATCACGAGATAGATTTTAAGCATAAACTTAAAAAGATAAGTATTCTGTATAGATATTGGTGGCGAGAAAACTTACATTGTGAGGACCAATTATGGTGCCTGTCCATGAACGCATGAAAATGTCGTCAGCATCGTCCATTCCGTAGCTAACAGAACCATCTCCGATACCCTTTTCACCACGTTCAAGTTCTTCCAGCAGTCTGAAGTTTCTTGGTACTGCAAATAAAGATGCAAAATCAGAAATAAAATTAGGTATCATGATAGCAAATGTATTGGACTTGGAAATTTAGATAGAAAACTTAAATCCAATTATTATAGTAAAAGACGAAGGAGACATAACagaaccccccccccccccccccgcgaAGCCTGGACTCTTGTCAACTACTTAGTGTCATTCTTTACCAACAGTGATGCACTCTCTTGGTCATTTCTCATTAACATGCTTGTGATAATGATTATTACAGTACTGTATAGTGTATTCCCAGGACTTAGATCTAAATTCTAAAAGTTAAGGTTTATGCGGTAAATTCATATCTGAGGAGCACAAGAGCTGCACTGCAGTTTCTAGAGAAAATGTAGAGCAGATACAAATAAAAGGAACATATTGTATCAAAAATAAAAATGAGAGTGAAGCTGCTTTGTGATTGCATATAGCAACACACCCAAGGTGAACTCTTTAGATATATCTTTTTATCATTTGATAGTTGATACATCTATTAGCGAAAGAAAAATATACAATAATCAATAATTTAAAACAATGAACCAGTAAAGCAATTTGAGTTTTTCACGAATATATACAAATATAATTTGACCATTAGTAAGAGGACAATTTTTACAGGAGAATATACCGTACCTCCCATCCCCTAATTAAGGAACAAGGAGCTTAATCTCATCTTCAATGTTATAGTAGCAAACAGTAGAACTTCATAACAGAGGACACACTATATTTTTAAGTTCAGAATTTAGGTATTATTCCTCGAGCTTTCGGGATTAGAACTACCAAACATGTGAAGGAAAATATTTCAAGAAGATTTCAATACTGCTAACAAGGACTGAAGTTTCAAGAATCATAAATGAATCAAGTTGGCAAACCACTACATAAAAAGACCTCCAGAGACTGTGAAATCAATTTTATCACGGATGCATGCAAGGAACGAGATCGAGAGACGGAAGTGAATGCAACTTCTAATATGTTTAGCCTTTAGCCTTGCGGCTATAGATGTTACAGTTAGGTTAGCTCACAATAAACTCGTTTTTACAAGATAACTAGCGCAATAGGACTTTAACTAATCTACATTTATGGAATGTAACTTTTAATTTCTTCATATGGAGATCCTTCTGTACAATTAAAACCTAGAGTGAAACTGTTCTTGCAAACTTATAAGGAAATGCCAGCACAAACTTAAAAGCACGGAAATTATATGCAAATAATATGCACGCCCCCACAGAGACACAAAGAGACATACATTACACATGAAAAACACTTGTAACATGCTCTAGGCTATGATATTGCCAGGAATGGGTTAGGTCCTGCATTCAGAATACGACAGCATTTCGTGGACTTCGACAGTTCAATATGGCTGGGAATTTCCAATGATATTCGATAAATAAGAAATGAAGTGTGAACTGATTTGGGAACAATGACAGAAACTCTGGAAGCTAATAAATTAGAAAGCACATATTATCTTTAGTATAGAAAATAGTATCTACTTAGGTTTTCTAGTTATCTTAAAATATTGGTTGGAATAGGAAAGTATTCTAGCTTATTACAAATAGGAGTTCAAAGGTCATAACTTACTTACTCAAACGAgatatgtgtgtttctgtgtaaTAATATAGTTTTATATTGTGTTTAGTTGGAGTAAATGAAATGGAATGGATGAAACTAAAGGAAATTAATGGCAATTGGAGggaaaatttagaaaaaaatgaGGTAGTGCAGAAATTGTTATGATAAGAATTGTAAAGAAAATGAATGTAGTAAGAAATGGAGGATTCCATCTCACATTGAGGTGTTTAAATTATAATTTAGGTGGTTAAAAATGGAATGGGTCAAAAAATGAAAATTTAGTCATTTTACAATTTACATCTCATTTCAATCCATTTACCCGAACCAAACACAATATTACAGTATTagaaaatttaaatttgaaaaagaaaaCAGAAAACATAGGGTGTGGGTGTTCAATCGAAAGAGTTTCTTTTGCAAAGTAAAGGGCCAACGTTAAGCCAACAAAAGGTTTGTGCAGTGGTTGAGCTCTTGTCCCCCCGTGCGGGAGGTCAGCGTGTGTAAATAATTAGCAAAAAAAAGGGCCAACATTAAAAAAGAAGGGAAGACCGGTTCAGAGTAGAAAATTTGGGGATCATAATTCTACAACCCAATGAGATATAAACCATCAATACAACACTACATAAACTGGGCAAATACATCTATATTGTTTGTGTGCCAGGTGCTAACATGTTTTCATGTGTAATTTGTTAGTTACCGCTCTATATAGAGTGCCGAAATCAAAAGGAAATAATACAAAACACTACTTGAGATATAAGCAAGAAATAAGAAATAAATTAAAACAAATACAAAGCCACCCAAAAAGCGTATCGTATCATAAGATCATAACCACGAAATTGCTGcaatcaaatttaaatatttataaccAAAGATTGAGAATTGAAGGCATGAATAAACAAAAAAGAGCACATATAATTTATAAAGAAATCTGTAAAGATGAGAATATATAAATTACCAACGATGGAAGATCCTCCGGAACCGATGGTCATCCTGGGAAGCTTTGAAAATAAACACACAAAATCAAGAAAATGGGCACAAATGAATGTATTGTTTATGCAAAGTTGTTGAGAATGGACCGACCAGCTACTGGGTATATATCGTAAATGTATATGTCCTGCCCACGGGAATCTTGTATTCGTGTATATCCTCGTTATCTTTCTATATATCCCTTTTTTTAGGAAAATGTTATTTCCTGAACAATTTTCTTATTTCCTGAGCAAAGAATGAGTGAAAAGACAAAATTATCACCTGCATTCACAATAAAAAGCTCTTGAAAAATATCAAAGGCAGAGGTAATTTGATAATTTCACGTGTTTTTCTCTGGAAATTAAAAAAGAGCTCTGAAAATAATATTTTCCTTTTTTTATATAGGTATTTCATATGTAATTTACATTACGATAGATCCGTGTCTTCATTTTTTTCCTGGCATTTAGATATCTGAGTTACGCTCCTCTAATATTATGTGATTGAGTTTCAAAACACTGGGTTAACAATTATTTtaggttaaatatcaaagtgttCATTCAATTGAAAGTCATATATAAGTTTTGTCATGAAATTTAACCTGATATCATTTGAAtcattaaaattataataaatattaaatgaaTACCTCGAAATAGGTGCTcgagaattaaaaattatttttatggagtTCTATACATATTTCTTGAATCATATTACAACCAAATTAAAAGTTATAAAtttctagtattttagataatatagtaagatttttaaaaatttatctactaattatttaattaaatcaaaaaaataactacaaaattaaaaataaatagtatatcaatttttaaaaatctcactatattatcgaaaatactagaattcatacatTTTAATTTGGTTGTAATATGATTCAAGAAAAATGTATAGAactccataaaaataatttttaattctcgagcacatattttgaagtattagtttgatatttattatcactttagtgattcaaatgatgGCCCGTTAAGTTTGATGAGAAGACTGATATATGCCTttcagttgagtgaccactttaATATTTAACCCTAGTTATTTCTATCTGATAAGATCAATTGTGATATTACTGCTTTCAGGCTCGAGGTAGCTTGgtatattttttatttctttttttgttttaagaatttttaaaattttgtgtGTTAAAGGAAACAAATAAGCTACTTATTTTTAGTATGTCATTTATTTTCGAGGTTGTATGTTTGTCTCGGTTATGTCATGTCTATTTAATGTTCTATTTAATGAAAACTTATTTTTGTTCGTAAAAAAAGTGTATGAAAATTACACTTTCACAATTAAATTTCTTTTTGAATAAAGTTTACATTTTTAAATTTTACtcaaaaaaaaaatattcaaatttgGTCTCATTTGGTTAGATACTCactaaataatatataattaactaaaaaatatatttaaatataaatattatatatatacaacCTTTAAACTTCAATTTAAAGTAAATAAtattaaacaataataacaaaattacatatcaataaaataataaatttcgTTGATCGAGACAAAACATTAGCATGTGTAGATTATGCTTTTTAAAAATGAATATAttgttaggtatgaagtgcaacATAGATGGGAGGGTAAATgtgtttttcttgatttttgtttGACTGTGATAAGTTATGGCTTACGGAACAAAACAGTTGTATGAATTTGTAGTGATAAAATACTAGATGCAGACACACAAGcaatttatcaaaaactcacttgatttgtatcaaatcaaatttgtcttgctataaatctgtgttcttgaaaataagaactcaactacttctcttgagagaattacaagatttttctagatctgtttgttacaacTCAAACAAAGGACCTGAGACATGCTTTATAGATTAACATGCACAAATTACATAACTTGGACTAAAATAGATTAACACATTTTCTAAAACTCCTTTGTCTATTTTCATTCCTAGTGTTAGCATATCTGTGCAGAATCTACTAGGTCTATGACCCTCCTTTTTTCAGTTCATCTTGGTCATTTATCTTatattcttcaagctgcatttgtaggCTTTCCAATTCAATGATAGAATTTTTTGTTGACTGgtaatcttggatcttcaagttgtctgtattctgaattatGAAGTTGTTTGTCGAGAACTCTTTTGTtgtgtagagatgtcacatatcgataagtaaaatgacttatcgatatctcaagtTGTGACGCCCCCAAATTCGGAGTCAGAGATTTAGGAGGCAACGCCATTTGAATCTTGTTTAAACACTTATCTTTACACAACATTATAAATACTCATGCATCTACAACCCCACACTTATTAATACTCGCACACACACAAATATTATCT
The sequence above is drawn from the Apium graveolens cultivar Ventura chromosome 2, ASM990537v1, whole genome shotgun sequence genome and encodes:
- the LOC141708091 gene encoding ubiquitin-conjugating enzyme E2 variant 1D-like, with translation MTIGSGGSSIVVPRNFRLLEELERGEKGIGDGSVSYGMDDADDIFMRSWTGTIIGPHNTAHEGRIYTLKLFCDKDYPDKPPTVRFHSRINMTCVNHETGVVESKKFNMLANWQREFTMEHILTQLRKEMTISQNRKLSQPPEGTYF